A genomic window from Yarrowia lipolytica chromosome 1D, complete sequence includes:
- a CDS encoding uncharacterized protein (Compare to YALI0D06655g, no similarity) — protein MSDMSREYRYCCLVCPRIDLPHSFAPFAPFASFTSFAPLIYHSIQAFRLLRPPVNCLLLSSSSSHSRLNIASAPATLSAYCFHSSSGRSPNSASVLARIHTLLSRPTADSSEVALNTFCTSASGPFFLVGDTDAVDRAIGGGVPRPTSPMSGTTPFKSAVTPFKSAVTPFKLAVSPFISCPTPFVPPFMSGVPSSSTFSFLASLDAGDRDSSLRRLGEVMMMFRRD, from the coding sequence ATGTCAGATATGTCGAGGGAATATCGCTATTGCTGTTTGGTGTGTCCCCGAATCGATTTGCCCCATTCGTTTGCTCCGTTTGCTCCGTTCGCTTCGTTCACTTCGTTTGCTCCGCTCATTTATCACTCCATTCAGGCCTTTCGTCTCTTGCGACCTCCTGTCAACTGCCTCCTCTTGTCCTCTAGTTCCAGCCACTCCCGTCTCAACATTGCCAGCGCTCCGGCCACCTTGTCGGCGTACTGCTTCCACTCCTCGTCCGGCAGATCGCCAAACAGCGCCTCCGTGTTGGCCAGAATCCACACACTCTTGTCCCGCCCAACCGCAGACAGCTCCGAGGTAGCTCTAAACACGTTCTGCACCTCCGCCAGCGGCCCGTTTTTCTTGGTCGGGGACACCGATGCCGTGGACCGGGCAATCGGCGGAGGGGTACCGCGACCAACATCGCCAATGTCGGGGACCACTCCGTTCAAGTCGGCAGTCACACCGTTCAAGTCAGCAGTAACCCCGTTCAAGTTGGCAGTCTCCCCGTTCATTTCGTGCCCAACCCCGTTCGTTCCCCCGTTCATGTCGGGGGTCccgtcgtcctccaccttcaGCTTTTTGGCGTCCTTGGACGCAGGCGACCGCGACTCGTCTCTTCGGCGTTTAGGAGAGGTCATGATGATGTTCAGGAGAGATTGA